Genomic segment of Populus trichocarpa isolate Nisqually-1 chromosome 12, P.trichocarpa_v4.1, whole genome shotgun sequence:
CACAACGTTGCTACACTCATCAACACTGACTACTCACCGGAATCTGACGTGTCTCGCCTGGAAAAGCTTACGCCATCATGGATGTTGACTTCTGGACCTCCAGAGTTCTCTCTTCCAAGAACTTATCTGCTGTCCAAGCTGCTAGTCGCAATTCTGGTACTTAATTAACTAGCTTCTTCTACTATTACTTACTTTTGTTATACACTTGTATTGTTAGAACAAATGCTTTCCActctttgttgtttctttttaatctttgaagTAAGATGCTTTTTCGAGAGATTTATAATCTGGGTTGAGTTAATTTCTGTCTAGTTGGTGCTGTGTCTGAGtggttgtttttcttcttgaacATTTACTTCTAAATTGAGCGCGTGCCTTTTTCTTTCCTGATGAGTGTTCTCTGTTTTGATTATCTTTTCATTTCAGGAGAAGGGTTTAGAAAATTAgaggtttattttctttattttttgttttttggaggACATATATTACTTGAATTATACTAATTGCTAAGAAGTGTTAAGCAAGAAgtctctctctaaatatatgACACAGGCTAAGTGGTGTGTAATTGGTGAAGAACTAGATGTTTTTTGGTCATAGCCTAGCTATTTTAGATAGAGATTTTTAATGCGATATTATTGGATGCTCTATGTTTGTGATAAGTACCGAGGAAATTTAGTAAAAGGATGCAACTTAGGAAAGTAGACAAGGAGCTCACATAAGATTTAAGTGGGCAGCTTTGAATATCAAGGGAgaagatgaaaattaaattgaaggGAATCAGTAATCAAATTGGCCAACCAAATATGACAAACTACACTGAGGATAGAGAAGATCCTGTAAAGAGTGGAATCCAGGTGATGAAGTGCTAAATGCAATTGATTTGGATGTGTCAAAGCTTCAAAAGGCTTACGATGAACTTATGGCAATGAGAATTCAGTTATCAAAGACAAAAAGTTTGAAACTATCAAAGGAAAGGTGGGATCTTTCAAGAACAAAATCGAACCTTTTGCCAAGTCATTTGGCTTTTCAACATTAAAAGATGAGGAAAGTAAGAAGAGACCTGTGGCAAATACCCCGCATTTTCACAGTGAGTGTGGATACGGGGATGAATGTGTTGGTGAGGAATTAAATGGTTTTGATAATTGCAAGAGACTGGGTTTTGTAATCGATGGAGCTCTTAGTTAGTTCTGAAAAGCATTGGTTTTGGAGTAGGTGTGGCAGATGCTTGTAGAAGGATTGATAGTTCAATGAATTGGTTGACAAGTTGTTTCTTTTAAGGAAGATGTGAATTTTCTTCAGGCATTCAATGCCTTGAAAAGCTTCTTCTCAAACACGAGTTGGATATTGCTTAAGTAGCTGGTTGTTTCATAACGGAAGATTAGAGAAAAGAGTTCTAACTGCAGTTTAAAGTATAGTAGTTTAATTGTTAAATGATGTCTGGACTCTTAGAAATTGGCTTGGATAGAATGAATCATTGTTTATGCACAGACAAACATACATATTTGAGGTTATGCTGCTATTATACATATGATGATCTGTGTTTGATGATCTGATGGTTTGAATTAAGCCATTattctttatcattttctctgtttttcttcatCCCTGTTCTATTGTTTTTAATCGCTGAATCAGTAGTTTGTGTTACTGACTCTCGGCTATTTCACTTGCTTTTATAAGATGGCGCACTGTTTTATGTCTGCACTGGTCTCTGATTTTCCAAGTTTGGTGACCATGTCATTCGTATAACAGTACACTCACTGACTTCGCACTTTGTTATGCATCAACAGACAATCATTTGGCAATGGATGATTCAGATGGAGATGACAATTCAAGAGCTTACTTTCCATGCCCCTTCTGCTATGTGGAGATTGAAGTTCATCTGTTCTGTAGCCATCTGCTGGACGAACACtgctttgatttaaaaaatgcaGTATGTGATTATCTTTGATTGatactaatatatattatgtgtaTGTTTGACCTGCGTCCATCTACCTCCCTCGTGTGGTTCATCTTGATTTGCtaatgaagataaaatagaaCCATCATTATAATTGGACATCTGGAAGTGCTGCAtgtgatatttattattattcagtTGAAATTTTGATTTCGATGGCTTCCTCTGTTTCAGGTCTGTCCTCTTTGCGCAGCAAATCTAGGGAAAGATGCTATTGGACATTTCATAGTGCAGCATGCAAGTTCGTTGAAGGTACTGTTCACCTGTTTTGGACCTTCACATGAAAAAGCACAGGTCAACTAAGCTTTAGTCAGTTGGGTTTGGCTACATAACTCCTGGCCAAACTAATGTATCTTCGTAgcataaatcaaataatatgttaagcacttttttattctttgaattcaCCTGAAAACATATATCTTTGTCCTTCGCAGCAcagaagaaaacataaaaaatctggCCTTTGGACTGGTAGTTCAGCTATGCTTGGCAAGGATCTGAGCTCATTTCTTGGATCTTCAACCAATAGTAGGACTAACACACATGAATCTGCTCCCGATCCACTCCTTTCACCATTTTTGGGCAATCTTTCCCGTTCAGACCCTAGACAAAGCCAGCATGATGAACCTTTCAACATAAGTGCCTCTCATTCAAAAAGGTATAGTCCTTTCATGGcatcataatgttttttattttgttttttttatttgtgcctTCAACGTtgagtaaattttattttgaagagaACCACAGTCTAAAACCTGAAACTTTAAGCAGCCAATAACCAATGTCACACAAACCAAAATTTGTAGTTTCCATGACTAGCCATTATGGATCGCATTCAAATGAAGGTGCCTCTAATATCTGCCTACGGATAAATGAATGTCTGAGAAGGCCAGGCCATGGGAAATCactattttcatttctttttgcaGCTCTGGGATGTCTTCACTTGATAGAGGAAGTCAGGTGGACTATGAAGAGCAGAGACAGAAATCAACATTTGTACAACAGTTGATTGCATCAACGATCTTCTAGAGCTTTGCTACCAGTGATGCTGTATCAAGGGACACAAGTTCTTAGTGCTGGTGCATGATCTTAGGGTGCCGCGTAGTTTCCACATGATAAGTGCTAGAAAGTCTTCGATCAAGTGCATAGTGCATATATTTTGAGTGTATATAGGCAGCCTCTTTAGAAGCTGCATGCATTCTGTCATGACCATTTACAGAGAACTCTTCTAGTCTTAATACTAAGCTAATTCTTCCCTTTATAGTACAAGAACACGAGTTTAAGTAGTTAATAATAGTGTTTACTTCTGAGGcgcaaaaatttatttagttgcCTTCTGACTTTCCTGGATTTTATTCCTCTAGTCGGGATCAAGACACAAAACACCATTTATTGGACTAATTTAAACagcatattaatttat
This window contains:
- the LOC7484418 gene encoding protein DEHYDRATION-INDUCED 19 homolog 5 — its product is MDVDFWTSRVLSSKNLSAVQAASRNSDNHLAMDDSDGDDNSRAYFPCPFCYVEIEVHLFCSHLLDEHCFDLKNAVCPLCAANLGKDAIGHFIVQHASSLKHRRKHKKSGLWTGSSAMLGKDLSSFLGSSTNSRTNTHESAPDPLLSPFLGNLSRSDPRQSQHDEPFNISASHSKSSGMSSLDRGSQVDYEEQRQKSTFVQQLIASTIF